One segment of Coffea arabica cultivar ET-39 chromosome 7c, Coffea Arabica ET-39 HiFi, whole genome shotgun sequence DNA contains the following:
- the LOC140010518 gene encoding ethylene-responsive transcription factor 1B-like, giving the protein MDSSSYENPTPDQNFSSEFSFWFLDNNKVPKQELETTEAIQSLNLKRDSKRQEKQYIGVRKRPWGKYAAEIRDSTRNGRRVWLGTFESPEDAALAYDQAAFSMRGPLASLNFPMDRVQKSLEGIKHNWENGSSPAAVLKATHKIRSSMSKRARRNQEKQGEKVVVELQDLGADLLEELLSSSSESAASSH; this is encoded by the coding sequence ATGGATTCTTCATCCTATGAGAATCCAACTCCTGATCAGAACTTCTCCTCTGAATTCTCATTCTGGTTTCTTGACAACAATAAGGTTCCTAAACAAGAACTTGAGACCACTGAAGCTATACAATCATTAAATTTGAAAAGAGATTCCAAGAGGCAAGAAAAGCAGTACATAGGAGTAAGAAAGCGTCCATGGGGAAAATATGCAGCGGAAATCAGGGATTCAACAAGGAATGGAAGGAGAGTTTGGCTAGGAACATTTGAGAGCCCAGAAGATGCAGCTTTGGCTTATGATCAAGCAGCTTTCTCGATGAGGGGTCCCCTGGCTAGCCTCAACTTTCCAATGGATCGAGTCCAGAAATCACTTGAAGGTATTAAGCATAACTGGGAGAATGGCAGCTCACCAGCTGCGGTTCTGAAGGCAACCCACAAAATCAGGAGTAGCATGTCAAAAagagcaagaagaaatcaagaaaaacaAGGAGAAAAAGTTGTTGTGGAGCTTCAGGACTTGGGAGCTGACCTTTTGGAGGAACTTCTCAGTTCCTCATCTGAAAGTGCCGCTAGTAGTCATTAA